One genomic region from Manis pentadactyla isolate mManPen7 chromosome 12, mManPen7.hap1, whole genome shotgun sequence encodes:
- the RNF126 gene encoding E3 ubiquitin-protein ligase RNF126 isoform X14, producing the protein MAEASPQPGRYFCHCCSVEIVPRLPDYICPRCESGFIEELPEASSRTIPPPALCPCRSTENGSAPSTAPADQSRQPFEGYGQFAFGIFDDSFEIPTFPTGAQAEEGRDPESRRDREQHPRHRIIQQLVNGIITPAAVPSLGLGPWSLCPGASCTQTRWTMPGGPTAWTPSSRRQSVAALSALLLMNRLSVLSLAGLALQLQLLLNQFENTGPPPADKEKIQALPTIPVTKEHVGSGLECPVCKDDYALGEHVRQLPCNHLFHDGCIVPWLEQHDSCPVCRKSLTGQNTATNPPGLSGVTFSSSSSSSSSSSPSNENPANSS; encoded by the exons ATGGCCGAGGCGTCGCCGCAGCCCGGACGCtacttctgccactgctgctcagTGGAGATCGTGCCGCGCCTGCCG GATTACATATGCCCAAGATGTGAGTCTGGCTTCATTGAGGAGCTCCCAGAGGCATCCAG CCGGACGATCCCACCGCCGGCACTGTGCCCTTGCAGGAGCACAGAGAACGGCTCCGCCCCCTCCACGGCCCCCGCGGACCAGAGCCGGCAGCCCTTCGAG GGCTATGGGCAGTTTGCTTTCGGCATCTTTGACGACAGCTTCGAGATCCCCACGTTCCCCACCGGGGCGCAGGCCGAAGAGGGCAGGGACCCCGAGAGCCGGCGGGACCGGGAGCAGCACCCCCGGCACCG GATCATCCAGCAGCTGGTCAACGGCATCATCACTCCTGCCGCCGTCcccagcctgggcctgggcccctG GTCTCTCTGCCCAGGGGCGTCTTGCACTCAAACCCGATGGACTATGCCTGGGGGGCCAACGGCCTGGACGCCATCATCACGCAG GCAGAGTGTTGCTGCTCTCTCGGCCTTGCTGCTGATGAACCGCTTGAGCGTTTTGTCGCTGGCGGGACTGGCCCTGCAGCTCCAGCTG CTTCTCAATCAGTTTGAAAACACGGGCCCCCCGCCTGCAGACAAGGAGAAAATCCAggccctccccaccatccctgtcACCAAGGAGCACGTGG GCTCTGGGCTTGAGTGCCCTGTGTGCAAGGACGACTATGCACTGGGCGAGCATGTGCGGCAGCTGCCCTGCAACCACCTCTTCCACGACGGCTGCATCGTGCCCTGGCTGGAGCAG CACGACAGCTGCCCTGTCTGCCGAAAAAGCCTCACAGGACAGAACACGGCCACCAACCCCCCGGGCCTGAGTGGGGTGACCTTCTCCTCGTCCTCATCCTCATCCTCGTCCAGCTCGCCCAGCAACGAAAACCCAGCAAACAGCTCCTGA
- the RNF126 gene encoding E3 ubiquitin-protein ligase RNF126 isoform X3 codes for MRERTRARRPAREQQKTSGGRRAGGWSRWRWPWPRRRRSPDATSATAAQWRSCRACRWETEACIQEVSFEQRPDCREGATRITYAQDVSLASLRSSQRHPAGRSHRRHCALAGAQRTAPPPPRPPRTRAGSPSRAMGSLLSASLTTASRSPRSPPGRRPKRAGTPRAGGTGSSTPGTGSSSSWSTASSLLPPSPAWAWAPGASCTQTRWTMPGGPTAWTPSSRRQSVAALSALLLMNRLSVLSLAGLALQLQLLLNQFENTGPPPADKEKIQALPTIPVTKEHVGSGLECPVCKDDYALGEHVRQLPCNHLFHDGCIVPWLEQHDSCPVCRKSLTGQNTATNPPGLSGVTFSSSSSSSSSSSPSNENPANSS; via the exons ATGCGTGAGCGTACGCGGGCGCGTCGGCCAGCGAGGGAGCAGCAAAAGACCAGCGGCGGGCGCCGTGCGGGGGGCTGGAGTAGGTGGCGGTGGCCATGGCCGAGGCGTCGCCGCAGCCCGGACGCtacttctgccactgctgctcagTGGAGATCGTGCCGCGCCTGCCG GTGGGAGACCGAGGCTTGCATCCAGGAAGTGTCATTTGAGCAGAGACCCGACTGCCGCGAGGGGGCAACCAG GATTACATATGCCCAAGATGTGAGTCTGGCTTCATTGAGGAGCTCCCAGAGGCATCCAG CCGGACGATCCCACCGCCGGCACTGTGCCCTTGCAGGAGCACAGAGAACGGCTCCGCCCCCTCCACGGCCCCCGCGGACCAGAGCCGGCAGCCCTTCGAG GGCTATGGGCAGTTTGCTTTCGGCATCTTTGACGACAGCTTCGAGATCCCCACGTTCCCCACCGGGGCGCAGGCCGAAGAGGGCAGGGACCCCGAGAGCCGGCGGGACCGGGAGCAGCACCCCCGGCACCG GATCATCCAGCAGCTGGTCAACGGCATCATCACTCCTGCCGCCGTCcccagcctgggcctgggcccctG GGGCGTCTTGCACTCAAACCCGATGGACTATGCCTGGGGGGCCAACGGCCTGGACGCCATCATCACGCAG GCAGAGTGTTGCTGCTCTCTCGGCCTTGCTGCTGATGAACCGCTTGAGCGTTTTGTCGCTGGCGGGACTGGCCCTGCAGCTCCAGCTG CTTCTCAATCAGTTTGAAAACACGGGCCCCCCGCCTGCAGACAAGGAGAAAATCCAggccctccccaccatccctgtcACCAAGGAGCACGTGG GCTCTGGGCTTGAGTGCCCTGTGTGCAAGGACGACTATGCACTGGGCGAGCATGTGCGGCAGCTGCCCTGCAACCACCTCTTCCACGACGGCTGCATCGTGCCCTGGCTGGAGCAG CACGACAGCTGCCCTGTCTGCCGAAAAAGCCTCACAGGACAGAACACGGCCACCAACCCCCCGGGCCTGAGTGGGGTGACCTTCTCCTCGTCCTCATCCTCATCCTCGTCCAGCTCGCCCAGCAACGAAAACCCAGCAAACAGCTCCTGA
- the RNF126 gene encoding E3 ubiquitin-protein ligase RNF126 isoform X9 yields the protein MAEASPQPGRYFCHCCSVEIVPRLPDYICPRCESGFIEELPEASRSTENGSAPSTAPADQSRQPFENVDQHLFTLPQGYGQFAFGIFDDSFEIPTFPTGAQAEEGRDPESRRDREQHPRHRYGARQPRARLSARRAAGRHEGVPTLEGIIQQLVNGIITPAAVPSLGLGPWSLCPGASCTQTRWTMPGGPTAWTPSSRRQSVAALSALLLMNRLSVLSLAGLALQLQLLLNQFENTGPPPADKEKIQALPTIPVTKEHVGSGLECPVCKDDYALGEHVRQLPCNHLFHDGCIVPWLEQHDSCPVCRKSLTGQNTATNPPGLSGVTFSSSSSSSSSSSPSNENPANSS from the exons ATGGCCGAGGCGTCGCCGCAGCCCGGACGCtacttctgccactgctgctcagTGGAGATCGTGCCGCGCCTGCCG GATTACATATGCCCAAGATGTGAGTCTGGCTTCATTGAGGAGCTCCCAGAGGCATCCAG GAGCACAGAGAACGGCTCCGCCCCCTCCACGGCCCCCGCGGACCAGAGCCGGCAGCCCTTCGAG AATGTGGACCAGCACCTGTTCACACTGCCGCAGGGCTATGGGCAGTTTGCTTTCGGCATCTTTGACGACAGCTTCGAGATCCCCACGTTCCCCACCGGGGCGCAGGCCGAAGAGGGCAGGGACCCCGAGAGCCGGCGGGACCGGGAGCAGCACCCCCGGCACCGGTACGGCGCCCGGCAGCCGCGCGCTCGCCTCTCTGCGCGGAGGGCCGCTGGCCGGCACGAAGGCGTCCCCACGCTCGAAGG GATCATCCAGCAGCTGGTCAACGGCATCATCACTCCTGCCGCCGTCcccagcctgggcctgggcccctG GTCTCTCTGCCCAGGGGCGTCTTGCACTCAAACCCGATGGACTATGCCTGGGGGGCCAACGGCCTGGACGCCATCATCACGCAG GCAGAGTGTTGCTGCTCTCTCGGCCTTGCTGCTGATGAACCGCTTGAGCGTTTTGTCGCTGGCGGGACTGGCCCTGCAGCTCCAGCTG CTTCTCAATCAGTTTGAAAACACGGGCCCCCCGCCTGCAGACAAGGAGAAAATCCAggccctccccaccatccctgtcACCAAGGAGCACGTGG GCTCTGGGCTTGAGTGCCCTGTGTGCAAGGACGACTATGCACTGGGCGAGCATGTGCGGCAGCTGCCCTGCAACCACCTCTTCCACGACGGCTGCATCGTGCCCTGGCTGGAGCAG CACGACAGCTGCCCTGTCTGCCGAAAAAGCCTCACAGGACAGAACACGGCCACCAACCCCCCGGGCCTGAGTGGGGTGACCTTCTCCTCGTCCTCATCCTCATCCTCGTCCAGCTCGCCCAGCAACGAAAACCCAGCAAACAGCTCCTGA
- the RNF126 gene encoding E3 ubiquitin-protein ligase RNF126 isoform X2, with protein MRERTRARRPAREQQKTSGGRRAGGWSRWRWPWPRRRRSPDATSATAAQWRSCRACRWETEACIQEVSFEQRPDCREGATRITYAQDVSLASLRSSQRHPAGRSHRRHCALAGAQRTAPPPPRPPRTRAGSPSRMWTSTCSHCRRAMGSLLSASLTTASRSPRSPPGRRPKRAGTPRAGGTGSSTPGTGSSSSWSTASSLLPPSPAWAWAPGASCTQTRWTMPGGPTAWTPSSRRQSVAALSALLLMNRLSVLSLAGLALQLQLLLNQFENTGPPPADKEKIQALPTIPVTKEHVGSGLECPVCKDDYALGEHVRQLPCNHLFHDGCIVPWLEQHDSCPVCRKSLTGQNTATNPPGLSGVTFSSSSSSSSSSSPSNENPANSS; from the exons ATGCGTGAGCGTACGCGGGCGCGTCGGCCAGCGAGGGAGCAGCAAAAGACCAGCGGCGGGCGCCGTGCGGGGGGCTGGAGTAGGTGGCGGTGGCCATGGCCGAGGCGTCGCCGCAGCCCGGACGCtacttctgccactgctgctcagTGGAGATCGTGCCGCGCCTGCCG GTGGGAGACCGAGGCTTGCATCCAGGAAGTGTCATTTGAGCAGAGACCCGACTGCCGCGAGGGGGCAACCAG GATTACATATGCCCAAGATGTGAGTCTGGCTTCATTGAGGAGCTCCCAGAGGCATCCAG CCGGACGATCCCACCGCCGGCACTGTGCCCTTGCAGGAGCACAGAGAACGGCTCCGCCCCCTCCACGGCCCCCGCGGACCAGAGCCGGCAGCCCTTCGAG AATGTGGACCAGCACCTGTTCACACTGCCGCAGGGCTATGGGCAGTTTGCTTTCGGCATCTTTGACGACAGCTTCGAGATCCCCACGTTCCCCACCGGGGCGCAGGCCGAAGAGGGCAGGGACCCCGAGAGCCGGCGGGACCGGGAGCAGCACCCCCGGCACCG GATCATCCAGCAGCTGGTCAACGGCATCATCACTCCTGCCGCCGTCcccagcctgggcctgggcccctG GGGCGTCTTGCACTCAAACCCGATGGACTATGCCTGGGGGGCCAACGGCCTGGACGCCATCATCACGCAG GCAGAGTGTTGCTGCTCTCTCGGCCTTGCTGCTGATGAACCGCTTGAGCGTTTTGTCGCTGGCGGGACTGGCCCTGCAGCTCCAGCTG CTTCTCAATCAGTTTGAAAACACGGGCCCCCCGCCTGCAGACAAGGAGAAAATCCAggccctccccaccatccctgtcACCAAGGAGCACGTGG GCTCTGGGCTTGAGTGCCCTGTGTGCAAGGACGACTATGCACTGGGCGAGCATGTGCGGCAGCTGCCCTGCAACCACCTCTTCCACGACGGCTGCATCGTGCCCTGGCTGGAGCAG CACGACAGCTGCCCTGTCTGCCGAAAAAGCCTCACAGGACAGAACACGGCCACCAACCCCCCGGGCCTGAGTGGGGTGACCTTCTCCTCGTCCTCATCCTCATCCTCGTCCAGCTCGCCCAGCAACGAAAACCCAGCAAACAGCTCCTGA
- the RNF126 gene encoding E3 ubiquitin-protein ligase RNF126 isoform X5 — protein sequence MAEASPQPGRYFCHCCSVEIVPRLPDYICPRCESGFIEELPEASSRTIPPPALCPCRSTENGSAPSTAPADQSRQPFENVDQHLFTLPQGYGQFAFGIFDDSFEIPTFPTGAQAEEGRDPESRRDREQHPRHRYGARQPRARLSARRAAGRHEGVPTLEGIIQQLVNGIITPAAVPSLGLGPWSLCPGASCTQTRWTMPGGPTAWTPSSRRQSVAALSALLLMNRLSVLSLAGLALQLQLLLNQFENTGPPPADKEKIQALPTIPVTKEHVGSGLECPVCKDDYALGEHVRQLPCNHLFHDGCIVPWLEQHDSCPVCRKSLTGQNTATNPPGLSGVTFSSSSSSSSSSSPSNENPANSS from the exons ATGGCCGAGGCGTCGCCGCAGCCCGGACGCtacttctgccactgctgctcagTGGAGATCGTGCCGCGCCTGCCG GATTACATATGCCCAAGATGTGAGTCTGGCTTCATTGAGGAGCTCCCAGAGGCATCCAG CCGGACGATCCCACCGCCGGCACTGTGCCCTTGCAGGAGCACAGAGAACGGCTCCGCCCCCTCCACGGCCCCCGCGGACCAGAGCCGGCAGCCCTTCGAG AATGTGGACCAGCACCTGTTCACACTGCCGCAGGGCTATGGGCAGTTTGCTTTCGGCATCTTTGACGACAGCTTCGAGATCCCCACGTTCCCCACCGGGGCGCAGGCCGAAGAGGGCAGGGACCCCGAGAGCCGGCGGGACCGGGAGCAGCACCCCCGGCACCGGTACGGCGCCCGGCAGCCGCGCGCTCGCCTCTCTGCGCGGAGGGCCGCTGGCCGGCACGAAGGCGTCCCCACGCTCGAAGG GATCATCCAGCAGCTGGTCAACGGCATCATCACTCCTGCCGCCGTCcccagcctgggcctgggcccctG GTCTCTCTGCCCAGGGGCGTCTTGCACTCAAACCCGATGGACTATGCCTGGGGGGCCAACGGCCTGGACGCCATCATCACGCAG GCAGAGTGTTGCTGCTCTCTCGGCCTTGCTGCTGATGAACCGCTTGAGCGTTTTGTCGCTGGCGGGACTGGCCCTGCAGCTCCAGCTG CTTCTCAATCAGTTTGAAAACACGGGCCCCCCGCCTGCAGACAAGGAGAAAATCCAggccctccccaccatccctgtcACCAAGGAGCACGTGG GCTCTGGGCTTGAGTGCCCTGTGTGCAAGGACGACTATGCACTGGGCGAGCATGTGCGGCAGCTGCCCTGCAACCACCTCTTCCACGACGGCTGCATCGTGCCCTGGCTGGAGCAG CACGACAGCTGCCCTGTCTGCCGAAAAAGCCTCACAGGACAGAACACGGCCACCAACCCCCCGGGCCTGAGTGGGGTGACCTTCTCCTCGTCCTCATCCTCATCCTCGTCCAGCTCGCCCAGCAACGAAAACCCAGCAAACAGCTCCTGA
- the RNF126 gene encoding E3 ubiquitin-protein ligase RNF126 isoform X4, which translates to MRERTRARRPAREQQKTSGGRRAGGWSRWRWPWPRRRRSPDATSATAAQWRSCRACRWETEACIQEVSFEQRPDCREGATRITYAQDVSLASLRSSQRHPAGRSHRRHCALAGAQRTAPPPPRPPRTRAGSPSRMWTSTCSHCRRAMGSLLSASLTTASRSPRSPPGRRPKRAGTPRAGGTGSSTPGTGTAPGSRALASLRGGPLAGTKASPRSKGSSSSWSTASSLLPPSPAWAWAPGASCTQTRWTMPGGPTAWTPSSRRQSVAALSALLLMNRLSVLSLAGLALQLQLLLNQFENTGPPPADKEKIQALPTIPVTKEHVGSGLECPVCKDDYALGEHVRQLPCNHLFHDGCIVPWLEQLTRGPA; encoded by the exons ATGCGTGAGCGTACGCGGGCGCGTCGGCCAGCGAGGGAGCAGCAAAAGACCAGCGGCGGGCGCCGTGCGGGGGGCTGGAGTAGGTGGCGGTGGCCATGGCCGAGGCGTCGCCGCAGCCCGGACGCtacttctgccactgctgctcagTGGAGATCGTGCCGCGCCTGCCG GTGGGAGACCGAGGCTTGCATCCAGGAAGTGTCATTTGAGCAGAGACCCGACTGCCGCGAGGGGGCAACCAG GATTACATATGCCCAAGATGTGAGTCTGGCTTCATTGAGGAGCTCCCAGAGGCATCCAG CCGGACGATCCCACCGCCGGCACTGTGCCCTTGCAGGAGCACAGAGAACGGCTCCGCCCCCTCCACGGCCCCCGCGGACCAGAGCCGGCAGCCCTTCGAG AATGTGGACCAGCACCTGTTCACACTGCCGCAGGGCTATGGGCAGTTTGCTTTCGGCATCTTTGACGACAGCTTCGAGATCCCCACGTTCCCCACCGGGGCGCAGGCCGAAGAGGGCAGGGACCCCGAGAGCCGGCGGGACCGGGAGCAGCACCCCCGGCACCGGTACGGCGCCCGGCAGCCGCGCGCTCGCCTCTCTGCGCGGAGGGCCGCTGGCCGGCACGAAGGCGTCCCCACGCTCGAAGG GATCATCCAGCAGCTGGTCAACGGCATCATCACTCCTGCCGCCGTCcccagcctgggcctgggcccctG GGGCGTCTTGCACTCAAACCCGATGGACTATGCCTGGGGGGCCAACGGCCTGGACGCCATCATCACGCAG GCAGAGTGTTGCTGCTCTCTCGGCCTTGCTGCTGATGAACCGCTTGAGCGTTTTGTCGCTGGCGGGACTGGCCCTGCAGCTCCAGCTG CTTCTCAATCAGTTTGAAAACACGGGCCCCCCGCCTGCAGACAAGGAGAAAATCCAggccctccccaccatccctgtcACCAAGGAGCACGTGG GCTCTGGGCTTGAGTGCCCTGTGTGCAAGGACGACTATGCACTGGGCGAGCATGTGCGGCAGCTGCCCTGCAACCACCTCTTCCACGACGGCTGCATCGTGCCCTGGCTGGAGCAG CTTACACGGGGCCCTGCATGA
- the RNF126 gene encoding E3 ubiquitin-protein ligase RNF126 isoform X17, with protein sequence MAEASPQPGRYFCHCCSVEIVPRLPDYICPRCESGFIEELPEASSRTIPPPALCPCRSTENGSAPSTAPADQSRQPFENVDQHLFTLPQGYGQFAFGIFDDSFEIPTFPTGAQAEEGRDPESRRDREQHPRHRIIQQLVNGIITPAAVPSLGLGPWGVLHSNPMDYAWGANGLDAIITQLLNQFENTGPPPADKEKIQALPTIPVTKEHVGSGLECPVCKDDYALGEHVRQLPCNHLFHDGCIVPWLEQHDSCPVCRKSLTGQNTATNPPGLSGVTFSSSSSSSSSSSPSNENPANSS encoded by the exons ATGGCCGAGGCGTCGCCGCAGCCCGGACGCtacttctgccactgctgctcagTGGAGATCGTGCCGCGCCTGCCG GATTACATATGCCCAAGATGTGAGTCTGGCTTCATTGAGGAGCTCCCAGAGGCATCCAG CCGGACGATCCCACCGCCGGCACTGTGCCCTTGCAGGAGCACAGAGAACGGCTCCGCCCCCTCCACGGCCCCCGCGGACCAGAGCCGGCAGCCCTTCGAG AATGTGGACCAGCACCTGTTCACACTGCCGCAGGGCTATGGGCAGTTTGCTTTCGGCATCTTTGACGACAGCTTCGAGATCCCCACGTTCCCCACCGGGGCGCAGGCCGAAGAGGGCAGGGACCCCGAGAGCCGGCGGGACCGGGAGCAGCACCCCCGGCACCG GATCATCCAGCAGCTGGTCAACGGCATCATCACTCCTGCCGCCGTCcccagcctgggcctgggcccctG GGGCGTCTTGCACTCAAACCCGATGGACTATGCCTGGGGGGCCAACGGCCTGGACGCCATCATCACGCAG CTTCTCAATCAGTTTGAAAACACGGGCCCCCCGCCTGCAGACAAGGAGAAAATCCAggccctccccaccatccctgtcACCAAGGAGCACGTGG GCTCTGGGCTTGAGTGCCCTGTGTGCAAGGACGACTATGCACTGGGCGAGCATGTGCGGCAGCTGCCCTGCAACCACCTCTTCCACGACGGCTGCATCGTGCCCTGGCTGGAGCAG CACGACAGCTGCCCTGTCTGCCGAAAAAGCCTCACAGGACAGAACACGGCCACCAACCCCCCGGGCCTGAGTGGGGTGACCTTCTCCTCGTCCTCATCCTCATCCTCGTCCAGCTCGCCCAGCAACGAAAACCCAGCAAACAGCTCCTGA
- the RNF126 gene encoding E3 ubiquitin-protein ligase RNF126 isoform X8 yields MAEASPQPGRYFCHCCSVEIVPRLPDYICPRCESGFIEELPEASSRTIPPPALCPCRSTENGSAPSTAPADQSRQPFEGYGQFAFGIFDDSFEIPTFPTGAQAEEGRDPESRRDREQHPRHRYGARQPRARLSARRAAGRHEGVPTLEGIIQQLVNGIITPAAVPSLGLGPWSLCPGASCTQTRWTMPGGPTAWTPSSRRQSVAALSALLLMNRLSVLSLAGLALQLQLLLNQFENTGPPPADKEKIQALPTIPVTKEHVGSGLECPVCKDDYALGEHVRQLPCNHLFHDGCIVPWLEQHDSCPVCRKSLTGQNTATNPPGLSGVTFSSSSSSSSSSSPSNENPANSS; encoded by the exons ATGGCCGAGGCGTCGCCGCAGCCCGGACGCtacttctgccactgctgctcagTGGAGATCGTGCCGCGCCTGCCG GATTACATATGCCCAAGATGTGAGTCTGGCTTCATTGAGGAGCTCCCAGAGGCATCCAG CCGGACGATCCCACCGCCGGCACTGTGCCCTTGCAGGAGCACAGAGAACGGCTCCGCCCCCTCCACGGCCCCCGCGGACCAGAGCCGGCAGCCCTTCGAG GGCTATGGGCAGTTTGCTTTCGGCATCTTTGACGACAGCTTCGAGATCCCCACGTTCCCCACCGGGGCGCAGGCCGAAGAGGGCAGGGACCCCGAGAGCCGGCGGGACCGGGAGCAGCACCCCCGGCACCGGTACGGCGCCCGGCAGCCGCGCGCTCGCCTCTCTGCGCGGAGGGCCGCTGGCCGGCACGAAGGCGTCCCCACGCTCGAAGG GATCATCCAGCAGCTGGTCAACGGCATCATCACTCCTGCCGCCGTCcccagcctgggcctgggcccctG GTCTCTCTGCCCAGGGGCGTCTTGCACTCAAACCCGATGGACTATGCCTGGGGGGCCAACGGCCTGGACGCCATCATCACGCAG GCAGAGTGTTGCTGCTCTCTCGGCCTTGCTGCTGATGAACCGCTTGAGCGTTTTGTCGCTGGCGGGACTGGCCCTGCAGCTCCAGCTG CTTCTCAATCAGTTTGAAAACACGGGCCCCCCGCCTGCAGACAAGGAGAAAATCCAggccctccccaccatccctgtcACCAAGGAGCACGTGG GCTCTGGGCTTGAGTGCCCTGTGTGCAAGGACGACTATGCACTGGGCGAGCATGTGCGGCAGCTGCCCTGCAACCACCTCTTCCACGACGGCTGCATCGTGCCCTGGCTGGAGCAG CACGACAGCTGCCCTGTCTGCCGAAAAAGCCTCACAGGACAGAACACGGCCACCAACCCCCCGGGCCTGAGTGGGGTGACCTTCTCCTCGTCCTCATCCTCATCCTCGTCCAGCTCGCCCAGCAACGAAAACCCAGCAAACAGCTCCTGA
- the RNF126 gene encoding E3 ubiquitin-protein ligase RNF126 isoform X7 — protein MRERTRARRPAREQQKTSGGRRAGGWSRWRWPWPRRRRSPDATSATAAQWRSCRACRWETEACIQEVSFEQRPDCREGATRITYAQDVSLASLRSSQRHPAGRSHRRHCALAGAQRTAPPPPRPPRTRAGSPSRMWTSTCSHCRRAMGSLLSASLTTASRSPRSPPGRRPKRAGTPRAGGTGSSTPGTGTAPGSRALASLRGGPLAGTKASPRSKGSSSSWSTASSLLPPSPAWAWAPGASCTQTRWTMPGGPTAWTPSSRSFSISLKTRAPRLQTRRKSRPSPPSLSPRSTWALGLSALCARTTMHWASMCGSCPATTSSTTAASCPGWSSLHGALHDLWKDRVLAPP, from the exons ATGCGTGAGCGTACGCGGGCGCGTCGGCCAGCGAGGGAGCAGCAAAAGACCAGCGGCGGGCGCCGTGCGGGGGGCTGGAGTAGGTGGCGGTGGCCATGGCCGAGGCGTCGCCGCAGCCCGGACGCtacttctgccactgctgctcagTGGAGATCGTGCCGCGCCTGCCG GTGGGAGACCGAGGCTTGCATCCAGGAAGTGTCATTTGAGCAGAGACCCGACTGCCGCGAGGGGGCAACCAG GATTACATATGCCCAAGATGTGAGTCTGGCTTCATTGAGGAGCTCCCAGAGGCATCCAG CCGGACGATCCCACCGCCGGCACTGTGCCCTTGCAGGAGCACAGAGAACGGCTCCGCCCCCTCCACGGCCCCCGCGGACCAGAGCCGGCAGCCCTTCGAG AATGTGGACCAGCACCTGTTCACACTGCCGCAGGGCTATGGGCAGTTTGCTTTCGGCATCTTTGACGACAGCTTCGAGATCCCCACGTTCCCCACCGGGGCGCAGGCCGAAGAGGGCAGGGACCCCGAGAGCCGGCGGGACCGGGAGCAGCACCCCCGGCACCGGTACGGCGCCCGGCAGCCGCGCGCTCGCCTCTCTGCGCGGAGGGCCGCTGGCCGGCACGAAGGCGTCCCCACGCTCGAAGG GATCATCCAGCAGCTGGTCAACGGCATCATCACTCCTGCCGCCGTCcccagcctgggcctgggcccctG GGGCGTCTTGCACTCAAACCCGATGGACTATGCCTGGGGGGCCAACGGCCTGGACGCCATCATCACGCAG CTTCTCAATCAGTTTGAAAACACGGGCCCCCCGCCTGCAGACAAGGAGAAAATCCAggccctccccaccatccctgtcACCAAGGAGCACGTGG GCTCTGGGCTTGAGTGCCCTGTGTGCAAGGACGACTATGCACTGGGCGAGCATGTGCGGCAGCTGCCCTGCAACCACCTCTTCCACGACGGCTGCATCGTGCCCTGGCTGGAGCAG CTTACACGGGGCCCTGCATGATCTCTGGAAAGACCGGGTCTTGGCGCCACCCTGA
- the RNF126 gene encoding E3 ubiquitin-protein ligase RNF126 isoform X10: MAEASPQPGRYFCHCCSVEIVPRLPDYICPRCESGFIEELPEASRSTENGSAPSTAPADQSRQPFEGYGQFAFGIFDDSFEIPTFPTGAQAEEGRDPESRRDREQHPRHRYGARQPRARLSARRAAGRHEGVPTLEGIIQQLVNGIITPAAVPSLGLGPWSLCPGASCTQTRWTMPGGPTAWTPSSRRQSVAALSALLLMNRLSVLSLAGLALQLQLLLNQFENTGPPPADKEKIQALPTIPVTKEHVGSGLECPVCKDDYALGEHVRQLPCNHLFHDGCIVPWLEQHDSCPVCRKSLTGQNTATNPPGLSGVTFSSSSSSSSSSSPSNENPANSS, encoded by the exons ATGGCCGAGGCGTCGCCGCAGCCCGGACGCtacttctgccactgctgctcagTGGAGATCGTGCCGCGCCTGCCG GATTACATATGCCCAAGATGTGAGTCTGGCTTCATTGAGGAGCTCCCAGAGGCATCCAG GAGCACAGAGAACGGCTCCGCCCCCTCCACGGCCCCCGCGGACCAGAGCCGGCAGCCCTTCGAG GGCTATGGGCAGTTTGCTTTCGGCATCTTTGACGACAGCTTCGAGATCCCCACGTTCCCCACCGGGGCGCAGGCCGAAGAGGGCAGGGACCCCGAGAGCCGGCGGGACCGGGAGCAGCACCCCCGGCACCGGTACGGCGCCCGGCAGCCGCGCGCTCGCCTCTCTGCGCGGAGGGCCGCTGGCCGGCACGAAGGCGTCCCCACGCTCGAAGG GATCATCCAGCAGCTGGTCAACGGCATCATCACTCCTGCCGCCGTCcccagcctgggcctgggcccctG GTCTCTCTGCCCAGGGGCGTCTTGCACTCAAACCCGATGGACTATGCCTGGGGGGCCAACGGCCTGGACGCCATCATCACGCAG GCAGAGTGTTGCTGCTCTCTCGGCCTTGCTGCTGATGAACCGCTTGAGCGTTTTGTCGCTGGCGGGACTGGCCCTGCAGCTCCAGCTG CTTCTCAATCAGTTTGAAAACACGGGCCCCCCGCCTGCAGACAAGGAGAAAATCCAggccctccccaccatccctgtcACCAAGGAGCACGTGG GCTCTGGGCTTGAGTGCCCTGTGTGCAAGGACGACTATGCACTGGGCGAGCATGTGCGGCAGCTGCCCTGCAACCACCTCTTCCACGACGGCTGCATCGTGCCCTGGCTGGAGCAG CACGACAGCTGCCCTGTCTGCCGAAAAAGCCTCACAGGACAGAACACGGCCACCAACCCCCCGGGCCTGAGTGGGGTGACCTTCTCCTCGTCCTCATCCTCATCCTCGTCCAGCTCGCCCAGCAACGAAAACCCAGCAAACAGCTCCTGA